One window of the Podospora pseudocomata strain CBS 415.72m chromosome 7, whole genome shotgun sequence genome contains the following:
- a CDS encoding hypothetical protein (COG:A; EggNog:ENOG503NWXG), translating to MLLPKIITESAKCWHEHSLTTEPPPKIITESALTSVKGLSLKSKFFKAFALTATSGLALWMVAMVFTEEKLDAKSTDPPLLEKYSEFKSYTTSKAFYNKLRIFYRKHPQTDNLPKDPPLPLLVFIHGLGGSVAQFHRILTSLTHLASCLAVDLPGCGRSEYTNTSWVAYTTDALVELLEMIINDYREERQRVVLIAHSMGCGLATLLINPRHEIQSDLCDSVLGLVAMCPALMPTEEQVKKYRRLLWIPGFIFDLWRAWDRRGGINSASVSRIVGPMADAKARKLQLMFNYQSRTPVFRRMAWGMLPEFDEKGNPKGGFPENSVWTGLQVPVLIISGWLDEITPMWVAEMVYDLVECSHTTPPWRAGRILDWRNSPISTLSLGSAGARSRGSPGSNTSVGGGGAAPAPPTSMVRDSEVASLSSSTPEESCASETPSLDSWIPPLPSHPPKYIKNFDIKVGGHGLLFSEEMVAGLISEFLTDQITKRLDLSWQLQYLNEGGKWDVKNYEKWRGVVPVSDPIAGVFRAMKTLRETDGEHSPQKFGAKYGGKTIRDVIDISHDTPVYEPNNLRVWQVSYHKVATVSKIPPSRADIDRFIEKVDEIRAKQTKFEIGVHCHYGFNRTGFLIVCYLVERLGWKVEDAIEHFAQARPNGIKHAHFRDRLHLMYPKSLKRYVD from the coding sequence ATGCTATTACCCAAAATCATCACTGAATCTGCCAAATGTTGGCATGAACACTCACTAACCACCGAACCCCCACCCAAAATCATTACGGAATCCGCACTAACATCCGTCAAAGGACTATCCCTCAAATCCAAATTCTTCAAAGCCTTTGCCCTCACAGCCACAAGCGGCCTGGCGCTCTGGATGGTGGCCATGGTTTTCACAGAAGAGAAGCTCGACGCCAAATCAACagatcctcccctcctcgaaaAATACTCTGAATTCAAGtcctacaccacctccaaagccttCTACAACAAACTCCGTATCTTTTACCGAAAACACCCACAAACAGACAACCTCCCCAAAgacccaccactccccctcctcgtcttcatccaCGGTCTCGGGGGGTCAGTAGCCCAGTTCCACCGGATCCTGACCAGCCTCACCCACCTTGCGTCTTGTCTTGCCGTGGATCTGCCAGGATGCGGACGTTCAGAatacaccaacaccagctgGGTCGCTTACACTACTGATGCGCTTGTGGAACTCTTGGAGATGATCATCAATGACTATCGTGAAGAGAGGCagcgggtggtgttgatagCGCACAGTATGGGATGTGGACTGGCGACACTGCTTATCAACCCTCGGCACGAGATACAGTCGGATCTTTGTGACAGTGTTCTTGGACTTGTGGCTATGTGCCCGGCTCTGATGCCGACGGAGGAGCAGGTGAAAAAGTATCGGCGACTGCTTTGGATCCCGGGTTTCATTTTCGATCTCTGGAGGGCTTGGgataggaggggggggatcaACAGTGCGAGTGTCAGTCGGATTGTTGGCCCCATGGCGGATGCCAAGGCGAGGAAGCTGCAGCTCATGTTTAACTACCAGAGCAGAACGCCCGTGTTTAGACGTATGGCTTGGGGGATGTTGCCAGAGTTTGATGAAAAGGGGAATCCAAAGGGGGGGTTCCCGGAGAATAGTGTCTGGACGGGCCTTCAGGTTCCGGTCTTGATAATCAGTGGGTGGTTGGATGAGATTACGCCGATGTGGGTGGCGGAGATGGTTTATGATTTGGTTGAGTGCTCGCACACGACGCCGCCGTGGAGGGCGGGCCGGATTTTGGATTGGAGGAATTCACCTATTTCGACTCTGAGCTTGGGGAGCGCGGGCGCGCGGTCTCGGGGATCACCGGGTTCGAATACTAGCGTggggggtggcggtgctgctcctgctcctccgaCTTCTATGGTTAGGGACTCTGAGGTGGCTAGCTTGTCGAGCTCAACTCCTGAGGAGTCTTGTGCTTCGGAGACGCCGAGTTTGGACAGTTGGATTCCGCCTCTGCCGTCGCACCCACCGAAGTATATTAAGAATTTTGATATTAAGGTTGGGGGTCATGGGCTGCTTTTTTccgaggagatggtggctgGGTTGATATCGGAGTTTTTGACCGACCAAATCACTAAGAGGTTGGACCTGAGTTGGCAGCTGCAGTATTTGAACGAGGGTGGGAAGTGGGATGTGAAGAATTATGAGAAGTGGCGGGGTGTGGTGCCCGTGTCGGACCCGATTGCGGGGGTGTTTAGGGCGATGAAGacgttgagggagacggaTGGTGAGCACTCTCCTCAGAAGTTTGGGGCAAAGTACGGGGGGAAAACCATTAGGGATGTGATTGACATCTCGCACGACACGCCTGTGTACGAACCGAACAATTTGAGGGTTTGGCAGGTCAGCTATCACAAGGTGGCAACGGTGTCGAAGATTCCGCCGTCGAGGGCGGATATTGATCGGTTTATCGAGAAGGTGGACGAGATCAGAGCGAAGCAAACCAAGTTTGAGATTGGGGTGCATTGTCATTATGGGTTTAACCGGACGGGGTTTTTGATTGTGTGTTatttggtggagaggttggggtggaAGGTTGAGGATGCGATCGAGCACTTTGCCCAGGCGAGGCCCAACGGGATCAAGCATGCACATTTTCGGGATCGGTTGCATCTCATGTATCCAAAGAGTCTAAAGAGGTATGTTGATTAG
- a CDS encoding hypothetical protein (EggNog:ENOG503P5FV): protein MSPSKASLLSATTSFCHSLSAQSPPSTILSHFSSSPDTLIYEHGLPQLAPFLGREFKGPSGLKEYFHLLSKHLAYKDMHFSNYFADPEALKVSVRGEATFTWLSTNQSWDEVFTYVLEFDNDNKLTKYEIWADSGAAYLASQGLL, encoded by the coding sequence ATGTCCCCAAGCAAAGCCTCCCTCCTTTCCgccacaacctccttctgccactccctctccgctcagtcacccccctccaccatcctctcccacttctcctcctcccccgacaCTCTAATCTACGAACATGGCCTCCCCCAGTTAGCTCCCTTTCTTGGCCGAGAATTCAAAGGTCCTTCCGGCCTCAAAGAGTATTTCCATCTCCTCTCCAAGCATCTCGCCTACAAAGACATGCACTTCAGCAATTACTTTGCCGACCCCGAAGCCCTCAAGGTATCAGTCCGAGGCGAAGCAACATTCACCTGGCTCTCGACCAACCAGTCCTGGGACGAGGTCTTTACATATGTCTTGGAGTTTGACAATGACAATAAACTGACCAAGTATGAAATCTGGGCTGATTCAGGGGCTGCCTACCTGGCCAGTCAGGGGCTGTTATAG
- the PHO8 gene encoding vacuolar alkaline phosphatase (EggNog:ENOG503NUPA; COG:P) produces MQSPTSKPASGERTPLLADGVPSRNSSDSLRRAEQEDAAIHGTPLSPTPTARTRTVRELLLFSWALLATAGVIVLAVVLQHRNSTANPPTPTDPIPIIPGDPGTGTPYPAISSLPPKKDRKRNLIFMVSDGMGPASLSLTRTFRQHVNNLPMDDTLVLDQHFWGTSRTRSSNSWVTDSAAGATAFSCARKSYNGAIGMEPGFKPCGTVLEAAKRAGYKTGLVVTTDVTDATPACFASHVGYRWQMDEIAMQEIGEGVLGRSVDLILGGGRCHFLKNSTAGSCRQDDVDVVEIGQKKHGWGYVDDRAGFDSLKLGKNVSLPLLGLFAERDVPFEIDRRHMNDVYPSLSEMAVTALKALEEATKDSEKGFFLMIEGSRIDHAGHINDPAAQVREVLEYDKTFNAVLEFIEESDTEGVLVATSDHETGGLSTAWQAPNELPVYNWHPEVLLQANASAEYLTLLLQQHMIANPVEEQQQLQDWIREDLVEKRLGIKDALEIEINALASNPLLAMNIFSKMVSIRARIGWSTHGHSAVDVNIYSSGGPGTEDIRGNVENIEVGGFLRRYLDVDVEEITRELREKMVVDVKEAEMTGRDGHPEEWFVEVDGLVGYTTA; encoded by the exons ATG CAGTCCCCGACGTCCAAACCGGCGTCCGGGGAGCGCACGCCGCTACTAGCAGATGGAGTACCCTCGCGCAACTCAAGCGACTCCCTCCGCCGCGCCGAACAAGAAGATGCCGCCATCCACGGCACCCCACTCTCACCAACGCCCACCGCCCGCACCCGCACCGTCCgcgagctcctcctcttctcctgggCCCTCCTCGCAACAGCCGGAGTAATCGTCCTGGCAGTAGTCCTCCAACACCGCAACAGCACcgccaacccacccacccccaccgaccccatccccatcatccccggcGATCCAGGCACGGGAACCCCCTACccagccatctcctccctccccccgaaGAAAGACCGCAAGCGCAACCTCATCTTTATGGTATCCGACGGCATGGGCCCTGCCTCCCTGTCTCTCACTCGAACATTCAGACAGCACGTCAATAATCTCCCCATGGATGACACCCTCGTCTTGGATCAGCACTTTTGGGGCACGTCGAGAACAAGATCGTCAAATTCATGGGTGACGGACTCTGCGGCTGGGGCTACGGCGTTTAGCTGTGCGAGGAAGAGTTACAACGGCGCTATCGGGATGGAACCCGGGTTTAAGCCCTGCGGTACGGTCCTCGAGGCTGCCAAACGGGCGGGGTACAAGACTGGTTTGGTTGTCACGACGGATGTGACGGATGCGACGCCGGCGTGTTTTGCTAGTCATGTTGGGTATCGATGGCAGATGGATGAGATTGCGATGCaggagattggggagggggtgttgggacGGTCAGTGGATTtgattttggggggtgggagatgTCATTTCTTGAAGAACTCTACCGCGGGGAGTTGCAGAcaggatgatgttgatgttgtggagATTGGGCAGAAGAAGCATGGGTGGGGGTATGTGGATGACAGGGCTGGGTTTGACTCGCTCAAGTTGGGGAAGAATGTGAGCTTGccgttgttggggttgtttgcCGAGAGGGATGTGCCGTTTGAGATTGACCGCAGGCATATGAATGATGTCTACCCTAGCTTAAGCGAGATGGCGGTCACGGCTttgaaggcgttggaggaggcgaccAAGGATAGTGAGAAGGGCTTTTTCTTGATGATTGAGGGGAGCAGGATTGATCACGCGGGACATATCAATGATCCGGCGGCgcaggtgagggaggtgttggagtaTGACAAGACTTTTAATGCCGTGTTGGAGTTTATCGAGGAGTCGGATACGGAGGGTGTTTTGGTTGCGACGAGCGATCACGAGACGGGTGGGTTGTCGACTGCCTGGCAGGCGCCGAATGAGCTGCCTGTATACAACTGGCATCCCGAGGTTCTGCTGCAGGCGAATGCCTCGGCCGAGTATCTCACGCTACTGTTACAGCAACACATGATCGCGAACCCGGtcgaggagcagcagcagcttcaggACTGGATCAGGGAGGAtttggtggagaagagatTGGGGATCAAGGATGCGTTGGAGATTGAGATCAATGCTCTGGCGTCGAATCCTTTACTGGCGATGAATATATTTTCGAAAATGGTGAGCATCCGGGCGAGGATTGGATGGTCTACCCATGGGCATTCGGCCGTGGATGTGAATATTTATAGCAGCGGGGGGCCGGGGACGGAGGATATCAGGGGAAATGTGGAGAATATTGAGGTCGGagggtttttgagga